A genomic stretch from Erigeron canadensis isolate Cc75 chromosome 9, C_canadensis_v1, whole genome shotgun sequence includes:
- the LOC122583411 gene encoding uncharacterized protein LOC122583411, with translation MPDFVEPIREPARQSTFEFDLNKEPNIDLNEVPYEFQGPHMLDLNKAPLKCGSNLMDDIPQVFHPYITNIQNVFGDGNCGYRALVVGLGLNEDNFYEYIRQQMREELQNRYDLYSRIFVIDINSMYQDLCFFGSPCPPEHWMKMPEAGVLIANKFGLIVHSLDKRGSTTIFSFWCGPEDVQHHRALTIALVNGESHFVMVGLQGEYPMPVITPYWTFHHGPCAAGWEIMYRSRLDLYISLCRRESGVINIFD, from the coding sequence ATGCCCGATTTTGTTGAGCCGATTAGGGAACCTGCCAGACAAAGTACATTTGAATTTGACTTGAACAAGGAGCCAAATATAGATTTGAACGAGGTCCCATATGAGTTTCAGGGTCCACACATGTTGGACTTAAATAAAGCGCCATTGAAGTGTGGTTCAAATTTAATGGACGATATTCCACAAGTATTTCATCCATACATTACGAATATACAAAATGTTTTCGGTGATGGAAACTGTGGATATCGAGCATTAGTTGTTGGTCTTGGACTTAATGAAGACAATTTTTATGAGTACATTCGGCAACAAATGAGAGAAGAGTTGCAAAATCGATATGATTTATACTCGAGGATTTTCGTTATCGATATAAATTCAATGTATCAAGACCTGTGTTTCTTTGGTTCCCCTTGTCCACCGGAACATTGGATGAAAATGCCCGAGGCAGGTGTTTTAATTGCTAATAAGTTTGGTCTGATCGTCCATTCTTTAGACAAGAGAGGCAGTACGACGATTTTTTCGTTTTGGTGTGGTCCGGAAGATGTTCAACATCACAGAGCTCTTACAATTGCCCTTGTAAATGGAGAATCACATTTTGTCATGGTGGGGTTACAAGGCGAGTACCCAATGCCTGTTATCACGCCATATTGGACATTTCACCATGGCCCGTGTGCAGCCGGATGGGAAATCATGTATAGGTCGCGTCTAGATCTATATATCAGTCTTTGTCGTCGTGAGAGTggtgttattaatatatttgattaa